The following is a genomic window from Anopheles cruzii unplaced genomic scaffold, idAnoCruzAS_RS32_06 scaffold00863_ctg1, whole genome shotgun sequence.
CTTGAACGCAGCGTGATCGAACTGGTAGTTCAGCTTTTTAGTGATCTAAAAAcccaattgaaacaaatttgtaCATTTGGTCTATGCTCAGAAGAAcgcaaacaccaccaccgtgcatACCTGAGATTTTATTAACTTTTGGGATCGCGGAGTGAGCTCCCcgatgctggtgatggcgTGCTGCTGAGCTTTGTGTGCTTGCTGCTTCACCATCTCTATTTGTTTCCGCACGGCCAACGTCGAGTGAAGTTCCGGTTGTTTGTACTTATTGTCGGTTTTGGTTCCCGTTCCAGTTGCCGCGGACAATTGCTGAGGAGCTGGCGTTGGTTTCAGGATCGATTTTACGACGGTTGGCGGTTGCGGAtgaacattttcatttgtgGCTTTCAGCACTTTAGCTCCCGTTTTGGATAGTGGTAGATCTACATTGTTGAGGTATTGTTTCTGTTTAATCGGTTTGTTCTTTTTCGGCGGCATTGCAAGATTTGTCGTTCCTCGCAGGACGTAAAGGAATCTAAACAAAATAGTAAACAAGCCTCAGTGACAGATGTTTGTCGCCCTTAAGAAACGTCAGTATTTACGCAATTGTGTTTGCTGTCAAACGACCAAGGTTCATACgtttgttgcagtttgatTCGAGAACttgtaaataaaaattcaaaaatatgaccaatgaaagcgaaagtgatttgttgaaacattcaaatagGATAAAACAGATGTTGCTAGAACGATTTTTTTATCGCTACTCTTTCATCGCCTATAATCGCTACATCACAAACAATGAACATCTACTTTCTCCGAAGATACAATAGTTCAATATGAATAGAATAGAAAAAGTTATTCACTGGAAACATATGGTCAATTGAGCATACCAATAATAACTGTTCCAGttgattgttaatttttttgccCGACGCATTGGAGAATAAAGTAAAAGATTAGCTCGAAGGATGATTGCATTTCGCACTTTGAACCGGCGCCACCGTCCGTCACAAGTTGGCAAATGATAACAAAAGCAATCCGGTTTACACGCATCATTTCGCTGACCATCTCGAGACAACCGACGTTCGTTAATGTTCAGGACGACAGCATCATATGCTTGAGGTTTGAGTGCGCACGCGTGGCCACCACAATCGGCACAATCAGCTTAAGTGGTGGCATGGTACAAATTCAATACGACCACGCTTGCCAATGCTATTCGATTCTGTCCGCGTCCTCCGCTTGTTACGACTGCTGGTCaagaattatttttaaccattcGCCATTCGTCCGTCACGCCGTTAATTTGTCGCAAACCAGAGCCGAGTTACCATTCGTGATCACTCTTGCAGCTACCAGAGCAccgtttgtaaaaaaaataagtttgGAATCTTTTCGCACATAGagcgtgaagtgaaaattaGTCGTCCCTCAGTCAGATCGCCTTTTGAGCACGTGGCTCGGTAGTGATTGTTGATACGCGTGCGTGATTTATCCCCAAACAAACTAAAAGCCGGCCGGGAAGACACCATTCTATTAAGCTGGCTTTAACGCACCGGAAAACTGGCCTCGTGCTGCCATCCTGTCACCGTCGTGTCGGAGGTTATGAGCGATTCGGGTTGCGAAAACTGATCGAACACACCTCGTCCGACCACTTCAGTGAAGAACCAGCGGcaaccgatcggatcgggaaTAGAACAAGGTTAAGGTCACACTTTATATAACTCCGGCTCAAGCGAAGTAAACAAGGCCACCGGTGAAGCAATAGATTTGAAGTCGCACGGTTCTTATCGCTGTTCCGCGTGGGCCATAAAAAGTGCCAGGGAAGAAGAAGCGcgttgctgtgctgtgcggttCCGAAGATTGACCGCCGATTGTTCCACCGCTTCGTTTCCGATCATACTGTTTTGACGTGTACTTGGAGCCTCGAAGACTTTCGTCCTatctgcggtgcggtgccgatTGCAACGTGAGCATCGTTGTGCGCTGTTATTGTTTGCATCTACCTTTTACGACCAATACGGGCGCAGATCCGGCAAAGGCTCACTGTGAGAACAGAAAATTCTTAGTGGGGTCGATTGGTGCTCCTTGCTGCATTGTGTGTTTgatcgcacacgcacacacaccaacgcgGCGCAAGAACAAGGAAGGTTTAACAACCTTTCTGATGGTCAACGCTCGGTGAGTTATTGCTTCACGGAGGCTGTATGATCGGTTCCGGCCATTCAAgaacgtgtttttgttttcgctgccTCCGTCAAGGCGCGACCGATAGGCGacttcgcgcgcgcgattgcCTTACACCATTACGCCCGCAACCGTGGAGTGTGGAGTAGTACCGCGAGACCAGCCCACCCGGCCAGTGTTTAGTGCATTCGTTGCAATCGAGAGAGTAGTGCGCGTGCCTGGCCGCCGTATAAGCGAGCAGAGAGCGAGCGTTAGCGAAAACCGTATGTTGAGTGCAGAAACAAGTGCATCAGCCTTGCAATTTTCGTGTCAGACCGAGAGAGCGAATAGTGCAAGAGAAAGAGGAAAGCTTTCGACCTACATTCGTTGGGTGCATCTTGGCGCACAGAACGCTCTGAAATTTACGTAAAAAACGATAGCAGCTTGCAGTTGCACCAGCAACGCTCGAGTGaataggtttttgttttggttacGATATTTGGTTGCTGGCCTATCCGGTTCACGTGGTTCCTT
Proteins encoded in this region:
- the LOC128276296 gene encoding uncharacterized protein LOC128276296, producing the protein MPPKKNKPIKQKQYLNNVDLPLSKTGAKVLKATNENVHPQPPTVVKSILKPTPAPQQLSAATGTGTKTDNKYKQPELHSTLAVRKQIEMVKQQAHKAQQHAITSIGELTPRSQKLIKSQITKKLNYQFDHAA